One part of the Janthinobacterium sp. 17J80-10 genome encodes these proteins:
- a CDS encoding sigma-54 dependent transcriptional regulator, with the protein MTEALKVLIIEDDPDVALGCEQVLQLEGIAAECVGSAEQARRRLGPDFRGIVISDIRLPKMDGMQFLREILGIDPELPVVLITGHGDISMAVQAMKDGAHDFIQKPFAPEYLVEVVRRALEKRSLVLEVRDLRRQLEQRDLLEGRLIGRSLSMQKVRSMVAGLANSAADVLIHGETGTGKELVARCLHDASARRHGNFVAINCGGLPETLFESEIFGHEAGAYTGAAKKRIGKIEYANGGTLFLDEIESMPLAMQVKLLRVLQERTLERLGSNTLIPIDCRVIAATKNDLVELAAKGGFRSDLYYRLSVATLDLPPLRERREDIPLLFEHFVLQSAASHQRPVPEMTSGRIRQLVGYGWPGNIRELRNVADRCVLGIESGSPPFGQPHAEGLTPLAETVEAFERALIADALRRHGSLARTAEALAVAKTTLHDKIKKYGLDESS; encoded by the coding sequence ATGACTGAAGCCCTGAAAGTACTGATCATTGAAGACGACCCGGATGTCGCGCTGGGTTGCGAGCAGGTGCTGCAGCTTGAAGGCATCGCTGCCGAATGCGTCGGCAGCGCCGAGCAGGCCCGTCGCCGGCTGGGGCCCGATTTCCGCGGCATCGTCATCAGCGATATCCGGCTGCCGAAAATGGATGGCATGCAGTTTTTGCGTGAAATCCTGGGCATCGATCCGGAATTGCCCGTGGTGCTGATTACTGGCCATGGCGATATCTCGATGGCTGTGCAGGCGATGAAGGATGGCGCGCACGACTTCATCCAGAAGCCGTTCGCGCCGGAATACCTGGTCGAAGTCGTGCGCCGGGCGCTGGAAAAGCGCAGCCTCGTGCTGGAAGTGCGCGATCTGCGCCGCCAGCTCGAGCAGCGCGACCTGCTCGAAGGCAGGTTGATCGGCCGGTCGCTATCCATGCAAAAAGTCCGCAGCATGGTGGCCGGCCTGGCCAATAGCGCCGCCGACGTATTGATCCATGGCGAAACCGGTACCGGCAAGGAGCTGGTTGCGCGCTGCCTGCACGACGCCAGCGCGCGACGGCATGGCAACTTCGTCGCCATCAACTGTGGCGGGTTGCCGGAAACCCTGTTTGAAAGCGAAATTTTTGGCCACGAAGCCGGCGCATACACGGGTGCTGCAAAAAAACGCATCGGCAAGATCGAATACGCCAATGGCGGCACCCTGTTTCTCGACGAAATCGAGAGCATGCCGCTTGCCATGCAGGTCAAGCTGCTGCGCGTGTTGCAGGAACGCACGCTGGAGCGTCTCGGCTCCAATACGCTGATCCCCATCGACTGCCGCGTCATTGCCGCGACAAAAAACGATTTGGTCGAGCTTGCCGCCAAGGGCGGCTTTCGCAGCGATCTCTATTACCGTCTCAGCGTGGCGACGCTGGATCTGCCGCCCCTGCGCGAACGACGCGAAGATATTCCGCTACTGTTTGAGCACTTTGTTCTTCAAAGCGCGGCCAGTCATCAACGGCCGGTGCCCGAAATGACATCTGGTCGCATCCGTCAGTTGGTCGGCTATGGCTGGCCGGGCAATATCCGCGAACTGCGCAATGTCGCCGACCGCTGCGTCCTCGGCATCGAGAGCGGCTCGCCTCCCTTCGGCCAGCCGCACGCCGAAGGCCTGACGCCGCTTGCCGAGACGGTCGAAGCCTTCGAGCGCGCATTGATCGCCGATGCCCTGCGCCGCCACGGCAGCCTCGCCCGTACCGCTGAAGCCCTGGCCGTGGCCAAGACGACGCTGCACGACAAGATCAAAAAATACGGCCTGGATGAAAGCAGTTAG
- the ilvD gene encoding dihydroxy-acid dehydratase, translating into MPQYRSRTTTHGRNMAGARALWRATGMKDGDFDKPIVAVVNSFTQFVPGHVHLKDLGQLVAREIEAAGGVAKEFNTIAVDDGIAMGHGGMLYSLPSRDLIADSVEYMVNAHCADAMVCISNCDKITPGMLMAAFRLNIPVVFISGGPMEAGKVLKVVDGARKIIKLDLVDAMIQAGDANVSDADVAEIERSACPTCGSCSGMFTANSMNCLTEALGLALPGNGTILATHADRKALFLRAGRLIVDLAKRYYEQDDASVLPRNIATKAAFENAMALDVSMGGSTNTVLHLLAAAHEAEVPFTMADIDRISRKVPCLCKVAPMTDKFHIEDVHRAGGIISILGELARGGLLDTSLPNIHSKSLADAIAHNDIKVTQDPAVHKLFSAAPGGVPTQVAFSQENRFESLDTDRSTGCIRDKAHAYSQDGGLAVLYGNIAEKGCIVKTAGVDESILVFSGKARVFESQDAAVEGILGGTVHAGDVVIIRYEGPKGGPGMQEMLYPTSYIKSQGLGKQCALFTDGRFSGGSSGLVIGHASPEAAEGGAIGLVEEGDMVDIDIPQRRINLRISDADLAKRRAAMEAKGDAAWKPVDRERYVSQALQAYAALTTSADRGAVRDLSQLKLKR; encoded by the coding sequence ATGCCTCAATATCGCTCCCGCACCACTACCCACGGCCGCAACATGGCAGGCGCGCGCGCGCTTTGGCGTGCCACCGGCATGAAGGATGGCGATTTTGACAAGCCCATCGTCGCCGTGGTCAATTCCTTCACCCAGTTCGTCCCCGGCCACGTGCACCTGAAAGACCTCGGCCAGCTGGTGGCGCGCGAGATTGAAGCCGCCGGTGGCGTTGCCAAGGAATTCAACACCATCGCCGTGGATGACGGCATCGCCATGGGCCATGGCGGCATGCTGTACTCGTTGCCGTCGCGCGACCTGATTGCCGATTCGGTGGAATACATGGTCAATGCCCATTGCGCCGATGCGATGGTGTGCATTTCCAACTGTGACAAGATCACTCCCGGCATGCTGATGGCGGCGTTCCGCCTGAATATTCCGGTGGTCTTCATTTCCGGCGGCCCGATGGAAGCCGGCAAGGTATTGAAGGTGGTCGACGGCGCCAGGAAAATCATCAAGCTCGACCTGGTCGATGCCATGATCCAGGCCGGCGACGCCAACGTGAGCGACGCCGATGTCGCTGAAATCGAGCGTTCCGCCTGCCCGACCTGCGGCTCGTGCTCCGGCATGTTTACGGCCAACTCGATGAACTGCCTGACCGAAGCGCTGGGCCTTGCCCTGCCCGGCAACGGCACCATCCTCGCCACGCATGCCGACCGCAAGGCGCTGTTCCTGCGCGCCGGCCGCCTGATCGTCGATCTCGCCAAGCGCTACTACGAACAGGACGATGCCTCGGTACTGCCACGCAACATCGCCACAAAGGCCGCGTTTGAAAACGCCATGGCGCTCGACGTTTCCATGGGCGGCTCGACCAACACCGTGCTGCACCTGCTGGCTGCCGCCCACGAAGCCGAAGTGCCCTTCACCATGGCCGACATCGATCGCATTTCGCGCAAGGTGCCGTGCCTGTGCAAGGTCGCGCCGATGACCGACAAGTTCCATATCGAAGACGTGCACCGCGCCGGCGGGATCATCAGCATCCTGGGCGAGCTGGCCCGTGGCGGCCTGCTCGATACTTCGCTGCCAAATATCCACAGCAAGTCCCTGGCCGACGCCATCGCCCACAACGACATCAAGGTCACGCAAGACCCGGCCGTGCACAAGCTGTTCAGCGCCGCACCAGGCGGCGTGCCGACGCAGGTGGCCTTCTCTCAAGAGAACCGCTTCGAATCGCTCGACACCGACCGCAGCACCGGCTGCATCCGCGACAAGGCGCATGCCTACTCACAGGATGGCGGCCTGGCAGTCTTGTACGGCAACATCGCGGAAAAAGGCTGCATCGTCAAGACTGCAGGCGTCGATGAAAGCATCCTGGTCTTCAGCGGCAAGGCCCGCGTATTTGAAAGCCAGGACGCCGCCGTCGAAGGCATCCTCGGTGGCACCGTGCACGCCGGCGATGTCGTCATCATCCGCTATGAAGGCCCCAAGGGTGGCCCCGGCATGCAGGAGATGCTGTACCCGACCTCTTACATCAAATCCCAGGGTCTGGGCAAGCAATGCGCCCTGTTTACCGATGGCCGCTTCTCGGGCGGCTCTTCCGGTCTCGTGATCGGCCACGCCTCGCCGGAAGCCGCTGAAGGCGGCGCCATCGGCCTGGTCGAGGAAGGCGACATGGTCGACATCGACATTCCGCAACGCCGCATCAACCTGCGCATCAGCGATGCCGATCTGGCCAAGCGCCGCGCGGCCATGGAAGCCAAGGGCGATGCTGCCTGGAAGCCGGTTGACCGCGAGCGTTACGTCTCGCAGGCGCTGCAGGCCTATGCCGCATTGACAACCTCGGCAGACCGCGGCGCGGTGCGCGACCTGTCGCAATTGAAGTTGAAGCGGTAA